Below is a genomic region from Populus trichocarpa isolate Nisqually-1 chromosome 15, P.trichocarpa_v4.1, whole genome shotgun sequence.
aaacaaataagTACTATCAATTCAATGTACTGGCCTCGGGAGGAGGCACAGGTGATGGATGTATTAAGACATCATAGCATTGAAACCAAAGCATGTTATGCTTTGTCGGAGATTTTGATACTGCGTCAGATTTTCAACTGTTGGCCATCAAGCAGAAAAGATTAATTCATGCACTTGTATTTGAATCATGAAGATGATTTTAATTTGGCattgatgatttgatgttgAATTGTTCAGATATGTGGACTAGAATGGAACATACATCAGGAGATACTAGGTGGCCATGGCGATTCCAGAGTTCAAAACCATCTATGCTTGTGGAAGTACCCTTCCATTACTAAAGTGGGAGAAATAAATCGTCGTGAACGCGAAGTCATCAGCCTTTCTCAGGTTTGATTACCTAAGACCTTAACCATTAAGTTGAAATTActggaaaatttatttttatagctgAGAACTTCCTTGACCTTGTCAATTGGTTTGTTGCAGAGTCCTGATGGATTAACAGTAGCATCAGCTGGAAGATGAGACTCTTCGCTTCTGGGAGATTTTTGGACCACCTCGTGTTGAAAACCCtgcatcaaattttgaaaagctTTTGTCTTTCAAAACATCCTTCGTAAGACGATTGCAGGTGGAACAGTTGTTTCATTGTTTGGTGCAAGCTTGCTTCCTCCTCTGCTTTCAAGTTATTATGTTAGTGTACAGATTTTTGAGTGCACAGATATCCATTTCCTTTCATCTGGGTAACCAGATTCATTGTACTGCTACAGACGTTGtatacaagaaaaatacaaacaacCCCTCATGTTCTGATAACAAGAGTGAATTGATGATATTTTCCATGCAAAAGATGAACCATTTTTTTGATTGATCATATCATAATCTACATGCCGTTGATTCTTTACATATTTTTACCAGCAACAGTTTTTGGATAAAGAATGCTGTATACGGAACAAAACTAAAATTGCATGGTTATGGTTAAAAGACATTACTGTTCAAGCAGGATAACACCATTTTTACCATGGGTTCACATAGCACGACATATAGTTGGAAAGGATCTATTATATTTGCGACTCTCGGAGTTGCCATACATAGTGAGTACAGACTACTAACCCAAAAATTCTGTGTAGGTGGTCTTGAATGCATAGGAACTGCCTAACAGATAGTTTTACCTTGAAAATAACAGTACTTGAAATATACATTTCCTTGTTTCCCATGTTGATATGGATACATGTTTGTAGTCTATCCTGCTCAAACTGACCTCTTTATCACCTTCAAAGACAACGATGGACGTGACAAGCCTCAACAATTTCCCGCATATAATAACTGCAAAACAGTATGAAGTCAATCAGTCTCAGAATCGTCAGCAACCCCATCTATGAAAATCTCTGCAGGTTCTTTGTCTGTAAAGTTCccctcctcttcctcttttctctttcttgctTCTTCTATTTCTCTCTCAGCAGCTCGAGCCCTTGCAACTTCAAGTCTCGCACTAACTGCATCCCATGACACCAGCCTTTCCATAAAATTTGATGTATAATCAGGTCGTTGATTCTACATGAAGAAACAACACATGATCACTAATCAAATGATTTAACGATGGACTAAGATGGAAAGCAAACTTAAACGGATGATTTATTACAATGAACCTCACCTGAAAGTCCAGGTAGTATGCATGCtgttgaaagaaagaaaaattgcaaTGCCAAATCAGTGGTCAGtacaaatcaaaattattctataaaagaaaatcaacatgGGAATTATTGAATAAACAACAGAGTTATCGAATACCTCCCAAACATCAATTGTAAGGAGTGGCTGCAAGAAATAACCAACAGCATCAGATGAATGAACCAAACACAAACATCATAAGTGATTGGTAATGTTTCCTTTTACATGATCAATATCATCTTATATTTCTGCAAatgaaacaaatcaagaaactaAGGCATCAATACTTACATAATAATCCCAAACAAGGGGATTCACGGCATTGGGACTCTTGACCACTACAAGCTTTTTATCCTCCTCTGATGGACAAGGATTTACAGCATTTCCAACATCAAGTCTATTTGCTTTGTCTAGAGAGATTAACATACAAGATATATTACTCTTACTTTCGGTGGTATAAACAAGCCAGTTATATTTACTCAAAAGAGTAATAGTAGGAAATATAATTGCTGGCATAGGGAAAGATCACTTACATACGAGCCAAGCCCATCCAGAACCAAACTGAGTAGCTGCAGCCGACTTGAACTCTTCAacaaatttatcaaaagaacCAAAATCTCTTTCCATTAATTGAAGAAGTTCCCCTGATGGCTTTCCTCCCCCTCCCGGTTTCATGGATTCCCAAAAGAATTCGTGGTTCCAGGCCTGAATccagattaaaaacaaaaataaaaaaatgcttagaaaacccaaaaatcaaagttcacaACAAAAAAGTGAACTTGTATGCATGGGATGCTTTATTATACCTGTGCAGCGTTGTTGAAAGCAGGAAGTGGATCACCCTTGTTGTATGTAATAAGCACAACATCATCTAACGACATGTCATCTAGCTCTGTTCCTTCAATTTGCTTGTTCAAGTTATTCACATAAGCCCTGTGATGCTTTCCCCAGTGATACTCAAATGTGTCTTTGCTCATATGCGGCTCCAATGCATTctgtcaaataataaaaatccaagccCTTTATCTCACTCACTGTCAAGTAacttaatttcttgaaaaagaaattgctttGTTTCAAATCTTACCATGGGATATGGAGGAGGTTTCAGCTCAAATTTAGCTGTAACTGTCAAAGCACTTGCCTTTCTGGTACATTGCCTctgcaacaaagaaaataagtgCAAAGTTCAGTCCCTTTAATTTGCCAACTTAATAAGCATTTCGTCGAACACCATAAGCGCACAAACTGCGAGGCTAATTACAGTAGCATTAAATGTTCTGACTGGCTGTCCGTGTAATAGTGGCTACCTCGACAATGCACACATTGTCAGTATGCATGCCTTAAAGCAGAGgaataaaacatatatacagGTTATTAGATAGGGAAACTGAACTACCTTTGTCCATTGCAGCCCACTAGTTGTTCCTCTAAGACCTGAAATGCAAGAAAACACCGTGAGttagagaaagcaagaaaaggGAGAGTGggtgaaggaaaataaaagatggGTTTGCATCAATTTGGGACCTTGGCTTGGAAATAGTGAGCATGTTAGTGGATTAGCTGCAGtagctgttgctgctgctgcaaccattttttttttactctctgTCAGTTTCTCTTTCCTCACAATTTTGAACTTTAAGCTTTGATACTAGAAACGCGAGAATGTACTTCAAAAATACTAGAGAAGTTTGGATATGGACCCTTGATTTTGCCACAGCACCAATTTGGATGTTAGATCTGTGCCCTTGATTTTGCCAGGTAAGATTGGACTTGTGCAGAGCTCAAAGTACTTCCTGGCAGTACTAAGGATAGTACCTGGCAGTGCTAAGGCCCCAACAGTATAGTACAAATTTGGGTAGGATAGATGGATTTAAATAATGTGATTAGgtttcacccaaaaaaaaaaacaaaaaagatgatgTGATTAAGACTCAAAAAAGGATCGCAACGATAAACCTCCTCAggttggttttgaatttttatttttatttttatttttatttttttacatcctCCATTTGGTTTTCTGCCTGTGGAGATGTCAGAAGAAGCTGTCAAGATTTTCTAGCAAGCATCACATTATATTTGTTTAGATTACCAGCAGAAGGTAATTTGCAGATAGGTACCTAATTGATTGTACATCAGAGAATCCCTCAAAAGGGGGAAAGGAAGGAAGTTAATGTAGAAAGATCATATATTCTTGTTGAATTGCAGGAAGATGAATCAATGCTAATAAACACAAGGATTGAGGGAAAAACTGTGAGTTCTCTTATTAATTGAGATAAAATGAGATCTCTGTAGACTGTACTTCATGGTCTCTCAAATTCCTTCAGTAAAGCTATCAAGGAAATATCCAATTATGCCCATACTCTTTTTCTAGGGACAAGGTCTGATGTCTTAATCTCATCAATCTTGGCTGCGACAATGAAATCGGTCATGCTCAAGCCTCCTGCAATGGAAAATTGTTAAATTTCAAGTGCTTTCAAAGAGATCATTTAATTCAGGCAGCAAGGAAATTCAGGAAAGAGAATATTGTGAGTGATTTTGAAGCTTACCAAGGGATTCAGTCCAAAGTTCGGCTCTAACTTGATTCTGTTCCAAGTGCACATCTGGAAAATGGCCACATGATTCTGTAACTTTGTAAATTCTATTGACAAGCTCAACACCACATTTAAAATCTCTCAACTTCCACAAGCATTGCAGTTTAAGTCCAACTTCTTCATCGAGGAGTCTCCAGCCAAGAACCTTCAGACAAATTTTTCCGTTAGGCAAAACATATTGATGCTTTCATAGGTGGAAGTTAAACATGGAACTTGCAGGCTTTACTTGATATGCCTGTGCAAAGGAAAAATCAATGCTGGATATGCTACCTTTGCTTGTGTCTGTCAGCATTCGAAATGAAACAGAAGCAAATGCACTGAAACACTAAAACAccttgaagagagagaaatataGGATTAAAAGTTTACTTCTTTTATCTGGTTCCTAATCCTGGAATGAGATaataaaaggaattaaattaagaataagCAATTCAAAAATGCAAGGAACTTCACTTATTAATGCATTTCAACACGATCTAATGCCAGAGATGAGTTGCTTCTTGATAAAGATTTTTCTCTTGGAAACACACCGCTAATCAGTTTCTTGGGGTTGAGGAAATGAAAATGTTACATAGAAGCTCTAGAAAAAGGACATCTTATCTACTAAAACCCTACTTCAAAATCCCTGAGAATTCTATTAAGAACACGACTAAAGAAGACCAACAAAGGAACCACAAGACTTGTGTTGGTATGCAGAATAAGCACTTCATTTCAGAAACAAGTCCtaagaaagagaataaaaaagccCGCAACCCAAAATGTAGGGACAGATTGATCGGAAAGAATTGGTGATTCACAGCATCAAAGAATCAAACAAACACCTACAGTCTGTAAATTTGTCAAAAGTACAAATTGTACGGGATTTGCCATTTCTAAAGCTTCAAACTTTAATCTTACAAGAAATTGATGATTCCAGCTTTATAAGAACAAAACCAAATGAGtgctcttcaatttctttttttggaaagaTGCTCTTCAATATCTACTAATGTTACAAAGTGAGCAATTTAAGCTAGTATATCAATTCCACCACCACACAACTACTAACATTTATaagtaaattttgaaatttctcaACAAGCATAAACTCACACAGGGtaaattaatttgaactaaCTAGAAGTCTAGAACTTAAACAACATGTTGCATATAGCAAACCACATCCTTAAAGCTGAAAAGAGGGGCAAAAAATCCATATGGGAACTCAAGATTCACCTTCTTAAAGAGCTTTTGAGCATCATCCTTAGACATGGGGTCTTGCAGAGGAGATATAGGAGTACACTCTTGCTGGGAAAGAGAAAGTGCAGAAACAGTAGGAATGAGAATCTTGTGTTCAGTATCAACATTGCCTAACACTTTCTCAGCAAAAGCACTCTCTATTTCAGCAGGAAAAGGGTCTCTAGCACCAAATTCACCTAACTGATCCCCCATAGCTTGAATTCTCAAGGTGGGGATTTGAAGTGGTGACTTTGAAGATGGAGACTTTGAAGTGGTGATAGTGGTTGTGTGGAGAAGAGAGCTTGGAGAGTGGGAGAGAGAAGGGTATGTGAGTGGTGGTTGTAGCGGTGGTGGCCATGGTGGTTTGCTAGACTTTTGGTGGTGATTGCGGAAGCTAAGTTCAAGGAGGTTTGTCTTGTCTTGCTGTGTTATCTGGTGGTTAGCAAAGTCTTGGACAAGACCTATTTCAAGGATCGTCCAGTTACTAGGGGCAGGGATGAAGTGCCACGTCATCCTGATGACGTGGGTGTCAATTTAAACTACCTGCCGTTTCAGTAAAATGGAGATGACGTCAGTTTTTGTGAGCTGAAAGGGCATTTCATGCGGATGAATGAGAAATAGGACGGGGCTAGTGAGGGAGATgaatttatatccaaaaatcataataatatttttaatttaaatgaattaactCTATTAAAGTGAAGTTagatatttagatttttttagtataaaaactTTGTTCTTCgatttagatataaaaatattttaatagtttttttcctcaaaaattattttttgcaaaagAATTTGGTGATCGTTCTACAAGACAACCTCAACAAACAAATTCAATCgacaaaaagtaaaaaatacatctttttgtaatttaaatttttttttattacctattttttaaaatttattatctcaatcaatttaagtaattgaattatttatttttattattatttaaaaatactcaaCTTTAACGAATAAATCATCTAGCATATATTAaggattttgtttatttttacattttaaaagtgtttttaaaaaaaattaaatttttttatttttttgttttaaattaatatttttttatgttttcaaattattttgatgtattaatataaaaattaattttaaaaaataaaaaatattatttttatatatttttatataaaaaatattttaaaaattaactactgcaataattaaaaataattatattttttctttcacacCAAAGGGTCCACAGCAACCTGGTGTGGAGTGTGGACTTAGGCCCATGTTTAAGTTTAGTAGCtcaaaatataatcaaatctaACCCAATATCCACACAATTATGAGCTCCGTAAGGAACACATAAGCACATAAAATCGGCTACAAAAGTTGATTGTATAGTAGAGAGACCAGAGAGTGTTACTTGTAAGTGCTTAATTTGTTTGTGTAATTAAATTTCGAAggcagtttttttatatttattgattaaggTTGAAATGGAGCAATTGTCTTGGTCATCATAAGAGTCCTAAACGCCATAAACCAGGACTTTCTAGATCGCCATAACCTAACATTGCACAAGTCATTATgagaataaatttcaatttcatcaagcATAAAACTCTTCATCTATTCAACTTCTTGAACCATCCACCGAGTGAACCAAACATCCAGAGACGAGATATTCTTGATCTAAAAACTGAAGATTTTCAAGAACATGAATGGTCTCAAAAACTATTGCACCCACATCATtgccttttcccttttcttcctcACTTTACTATGTGGATTAATCCTCTATAATCCGGCCACGTTCCACCCTGTCTTTCCTTACACAGTAAGCATGCCTTCTTTTCTTCGTTAgtattattattctttaatactCTTTCTGTTCATCGACAATGGTCACATATATATGATGTAGACTTCGATACTGTTTCTGATGTTTTgctaaatgttgtttttttatcagtatGAAGAGGGACTGATCCTAAATCTGACAGAATATTGAGCTTTATGTTGAGACTTGATTCTTAACATTTGGTATTGATCATTTGTTTCGTATTGCAGAGGAATGTGAACAGTACTAGCCAACAAGATGAGCTTGAACTGGCTTTGGCCGAGGCATCGACAGAGAACAGAACAGTGATAATTGCTATGGTAAACAAAGCCTATGTAGAGGGTGATGATAAGTCGATGCTAGACCTTTTCTTGAATGGTTTCTGGTTCGGTGAAAATACGAGAGATTTGGTTAACCATCTCTTGCTTGTTAACGTGGATCAAGCGTCCTACGAACGGTGTAAGTTTCTTCGGCTTCATTGTTACAAACTTGAAACAGATGGTGTGGAATTTGATCGCGAGGAAGTTTACATGTCCAATGAATTTATCAAGATGATGTGGAGGAGAACCTTCTTTCTTGGAGAAGTACTTGTGCGTGGCTATAACTTCATTTTTACGGTATGTTTTCCAGTACCTTTGTTTTAATTGGCAAATAGGCCATGGTCTCAATTGGAGCctctttttttaacacaaaaaaattaaattgagaatttttgaAAACGGGATGTTAATGTAAATTGAATTGTAGTTTATAAACGTGTATCAGTTATCATATCTACCTTTACTTTTTATATGCACTTTTCTTCCAGGATAAAAGAGCTTGTTTCTGGCAAATTGCATGCTACTTATGGCTCAATTTACATGCGGGTGTGAATTTTTTGTGGCTCGATTAAGCTGATGATCAAT
It encodes:
- the LOC7456676 gene encoding superoxide dismutase [Fe], chloroplastic isoform X1; its protein translation is MVAAAATATAANPLTCSLFPSQGLRGTTSGLQWTKRQCTRKASALTVTAKFELKPPPYPMNALEPHMSKDTFEYHWGKHHRAYVNNLNKQIEGTELDDMSLDDVVLITYNKGDPLPAFNNAAQAWNHEFFWESMKPGGGGKPSGELLQLMERDFGSFDKFVEEFKSAAATQFGSGWAWLVYKANRLDVGNAVNPCPSEEDKKLVVVKSPNAVNPLVWDYYPLLTIDVWEHAYYLDFQNQRPDYTSNFMERLVSWDAVSARLEVARARAAEREIEEARKRKEEEEGNFTDKEPAEIFIDGVADDSETD
- the LOC7457593 gene encoding uncharacterized protein At1g28695, which codes for MNGLKNYCTHIIAFSLFFLTLLCGLILYNPATFHPVFPYTRNVNSTSQQDELELALAEASTENRTVIIAMVNKAYVEGDDKSMLDLFLNGFWFGENTRDLVNHLLLVNVDQASYERCKFLRLHCYKLETDGVEFDREEVYMSNEFIKMMWRRTFFLGEVLVRGYNFIFTDTDVLWLRNPFQRLSFNENIDLQISTDSFNGDQWSQRNPINTGFYMVRSNKKTIKLFDLWYSRKEESIGQKEQDVLDGMLHGEVLKNLDMRVRFLNTLYFSGFCQDSKDIRAVTTVHANCCRTISAKVADLSAVIDTWKRFKRSAANETFTFGDLSHAACAHSWGK
- the LOC7456676 gene encoding superoxide dismutase [Fe], chloroplastic isoform X2, coding for MVAAAATATAANPLTCSLFPSQGLRGTTSGLQWTKRQCTRKASALTVTAKFELKPPPYPMNALEPHMSKDTFEYHWGKHHRAYVNNLNKQIEGTELDDMSLDDVVLITYNKGDPLPAFNNAAQAWNHEFFWESMKPGGGGKPSGELLQLMERDFGSFDKFVEEFKSAAATQFGSGWAWLVYKANRLDVGNAVNPCPSEEDKKLVVVKSPNAVNPLVWDYYHAYYLDFQNQRPDYTSNFMERLVSWDAVSARLEVARARAAEREIEEARKRKEEEEGNFTDKEPAEIFIDGVADDSETD
- the LOC7457592 gene encoding probable pterin-4-alpha-carbinolamine dehydratase, chloroplastic; the protein is MTWHFIPAPSNWTILEIGLVQDFANHQITQQDKTNLLELSFRNHHQKSSKPPWPPPLQPPLTYPSLSHSPSSLLHTTTITTSKSPSSKSPLQIPTLRIQAMGDQLGEFGARDPFPAEIESAFAEKVLGNVDTEHKILIPTVSALSLSQQECTPISPLQDPMSKDDAQKLFKKVLGWRLLDEEVGLKLQCLWKLRDFKCGVELVNRIYKVTESCGHFPDVHLEQNQVRAELWTESLGGLSMTDFIVAAKIDEIKTSDLVPRKRVWA